Genomic DNA from bacterium:
TAGGTATTGCGCAGAATCATGCCGTGCGTGACGTAGTCGGCCAGGGTCGCGAGCACGCCCCCAACGAGGCCTGCCAATAGAGCCTTGGTCCAATTCATGACTTCTCCTTTCCCCCTCCCTTGGGGATCGATAATCTTTCTACGGCTGGAACCGCGGGCATTGTAACTCAAATCGTCACACGAGAGCCGTCCGGCTTGCAGGTCCAGCCGGTAGACTCCGCGGGATGGCATCGCGTGGCAGCAGAGGTCCGCGACGGGCGCTCGTCTTTCTGTTTGTCGGGTTGGTCTATCTCGGTTGGCAGTGGGCGAGAGAGGGCCGAGTTCGCATTGGCGATTTCGTGCTCTGGCCGCAAGCTCCGGTGTCATCCGAGGCCGGCTCAGTCCTGGGGTCCGAGGCCCGATTGGGCAAAATCGAGCGGCTATTCGCGGAGGGCCGCTCGGATGTCATGGTCCAGGTCAGCGGCGAGGCGGCCCGCCTGCTAATGGACGACAACCAAGGGTCGCGCCATCAGCGCTTCATCCTCGAGCTGCCGTCCGGCCACACCGTGCTGGTGGCCCACAACATAGACCTCGCTTCCCGGGTGCCGGTGGCACGAGGCGACCGGGTCGAGGTCAAGGGCGAATACGAGTGGAACCAACGCGGGGGCGTGCTGCACTGGACGCACCGTGACCCCCAGCGGCGGCGCGAGGGCGGCTGGATCAAGCACCGCGGCGAAACCTACCAATAGCGCGTCCGGCCACGATGCCGACGGCGGTTTATTCCGTGTCCAGAAGCCCGTGGTCGCGCATCCACTCGTGATTCAGTTTCGAGAGGTAGCGTTCGCCGGAGTCGGGAAAGAGCGTGACGACCAGAGCGTCCGAGGCCAGATCCTCGGCGATCCGACGCGCGCCGACGGCCGCGGCGGCGCCGGAAGAGCCGGTGAAGATGGCCTCGTTGCGGGCGAGCTCGAAGACCGCATCATAGGCGGATTGGTCGTCCACCTTGACGACCTCGTCGATGGTGTCCATCCAGACGCTCTCGGGCAGTAGATCCTCACCGATGCCGTCGATCAGATACTGATGGATCTCGTCTTCGTGGGGGAGCTCACCGTGCTCCTTGTAGAACTTGTAGACAGAGCCGATCGGATCCACGCCGATCACCTTGATCTCGGGGTTCTGCTCTTTGAGGAACCTCGCGACCCCGCTGATGGTGCCCCCGGTGCCGATACCGGCGACCCAGTGCGTGATCCGGCCGTCGGTCTGGCGCCAGATCTCGGGTCCCGTCGAGTCATAGTGAGCCTGCGGGTTGGCCTGGTTGTAGTACTGGTAGGGCAGGAATGCGCCGCGCTCATCGCGAATCCGCTCAGCGGTCTTGTAGTAGGAGCGCGGGTCGTCGGCGGCCACGTTGGTTGGACAGGTGATCACCTCGACTCCATAGGCTTCGAGCAGAGCGATCTTTTCCGGCGGGATCTTGTCGGCGCAGGTGCAGAGCATCTTGTGGCCCCGCAGGATGGCGGCCAGGGCCAGGCCGAGTCCTGTATTACCGGAGGTGGGCTCGACGATGGGTTGGCCGGGTTTGAGCTCGCCCGCTTTTTCCGCCGCTTCGATCATTGCGATTCCGATTCGATCTTTGACGCTCGAGCCAGGATTGAACGACTCGATCTTTGCCGCGAGGGTCGCCGGTCCGCCGAAGAAGCGACCCAGCTTGACAAGAGGTGTGTCCCCCAACGTCTCGAGAATATTTCCGTATATCTCCATGCAACTGCCGCTCTTGAAGCTGAGAGTGAAGGCTCTGGACGGGAGCCCCGTGGTTCAGGCGATCGGGAATGTAGCATAGTGCCAGAGGGTTTGAAGGAGGTTTCAGCGTGCGAAATAGGGGTCGAAACGCCGGCATGGTCCGTCTTGGCCGTTTGCTCGTTTTGTGCGCGTTGGCCTTCGGCGCATGCGGGCCGGATGGCGTCAGCGCGGCCGATGACCTGGGTTCGGGTGCCTGGCGGCACGACCGAATCTGGGATGACGGCCAAGCGGAGTTTTGTGCCTACGAGGTCGACTGGCATCGCTATGGCCGCGCCAATCCGGGGCGTGCGCTATTGATCGCCGTCAAGGAGCCCTGGGCGCCGGACCTCGAGGTCAAGGCGGACTCGCCTCGGCCCGCCGGCTTCGAGGTGATCAAGCTGACCCTCGAGATCGAGCTCTCAGGCTCGTCGGGATGGATGCGCTACTCGTTCGCCGCCGAAGCGCCTCACGCGCTGATTCACTACGAAGACAGCGGGGCACGACCTACCGGATGGCCAGGTGCGAGCGGATCCCGTACTGGCAAATGAACCGGCCTGGCGGAGAGGACTGGCTGCCGAAAAGTGTGCGTTAACGAAGTTGCGCTAGAATGCCGGGTGATGGACGCGAATCGCAGGTTTCTGTTCGTACCGAACTCCGTGACCGCCGCGAATATCGTGGTGGGTTTCATCGCGATGATCGCCGCTGCCGACGGCAAGTTCCGGCTTGCGGTCATTCTGCTGATGGTTGCGATCCTCCTTGATCTGGCTGACGGCCGCGTGGCCCGCATGCTCCACGCCACGAGCAAGTTCGGCCAGGAGATGGACTCACTCTCCGACAGCTTGAGCTTCTGCGCGGCCCCGGCGTTTCTGGTCCATCAGGCGGTCCTTCGGCCGCTCGAAGGCCTGGGAGTCTTCGTGGCGGTGAGCTTCGTGCTCGCGGGCGTGTATCGCCTGGCTCGTTTCAACCTGATCTCGGACGAGCATCAGAAGGCGAGCCGGACAACCGGTGTGCCGACGCCGATCGCCGCGGGCTACATGATGGCTCTCGTGCTGATGCGTGATCAGGTCCCGGTACCGGCTGCCGCAACCGTAGTCCTGATCTTGGCGCTGCTGATGCTGTCTCGGTGGCATCTGCCTGAAGTCCAGTCCAGGGGCTGGTTGGGCGCCGCGTTCGGAGTCGGTCTCCTCAACTACTTCGCCCTGGTGGCCTGGCCGAACTGGTACACCGTCGGCTGGTGGAACGTCTGGAATCTCGTGATCCTGGCCATCGCTGCCCGCACCGGCACACCGGACGACGAAGAGGATCTGGTCGAGACCGTGCGCTAGTCGAGCTCGGGTTCATCGGATCCGAGCGAAGCGCGGCCGCCGAGGCTCGCGAGCGCCGTTGCATGGTGCTTCCAGTGCACGATCTGGGAGGCCCCGGCGGCAATCCAGCGCGGGCGCAGGCCATCGTACCGGGCCATCGCCATCAACAGAAGGAGAGTGTCGAAATGCCTGAGATGGCTTCGGGGGAAGTTGTGGTTGCCGTAGCCCATGCTCGCCAGCGCTCGGACAAGGCGCCTCGGAGCTCGAGCGTACTTCTCGGCGTTGATTCGGTGTCGCGCCATTACCTCGCGCACCAACTTGACGTTGAACACCAAGAAGTGAGTGCGCGGGAAACGCTCACCGGTGACCCGGTTGACGTTGAAGAAATGATCATGGTCGGGCGCCGCGAGGTACTCGTCGGGCTCGAATCCCGGAAGCTCGAGTACCTTGGGGTCGCGGACGAAGCAGTCGGCGTCGAGGAGAACGAAATCTTCCTCGGCATGGTCGAGCAGCACCGTCACGGCGGTGCCGTGTCTCACGGGAAAGCCGGGCACGGTGCGTAGCCGGATCGAGGTGTCGACGTTCGCCTCTGCCGCTAGGCGCCGGGCCCTGGATCCGGAGTAGCCGTTCATGACCAGGCACAGCCGGCAGTGCCCGGACAGGGACGCGGAGTTCTTCAACACCATGTCCTCCGAGCCCGGGACCGCGATCATGAAGGCACAAGGCAGCGAATCTTCCGACCGAACGGCGCCGAGACGGGAGAAGGGGCGGCCGCCGTCGGACAGAGCGAGTCGGCGACTCACGGGCGTCAAGAGACGCCGAAGCGCGCGTCGATGGAGACTGAGGCCGCGCCGGCGCCCGCTCAACGACCGGCTCCGTGGAAGCCGTCCATCCCGCATGCCCTATCGATCATCACCGGAGACCCGCAGACGATTCTAGACGACATGGCGAACGCCGAGGCCGAAGCCGGCGGCACCCGGCCGCTCTGATATCTTGCCAATTCGTGAACGTCATCGGCTATTTCCATGGCATCGATCCGGCCGCGTGTCTGGTCCGCGACGGTAAGGTGGAAGCCTTCGTCGAGGAGGAACGCGTGGTTCGGTTCAAGCACGCGCCCTCGATGTTCCCGATTCGCTCGATCCAATTCTGCCTGGAGCGGTCGGGGCTCGATCTGACCGAGATCGACGCGTTCGTGTATGGCTGGGACTCCCCCCGCTACTCGAACGGAGAGATGGCCGAGTTCTATGCTCAGGTCAACGACCAGTACTCGCCCGACGAGGCCACCCGCGCCTGGCAACGTGGCACGCTTTCCTGGTTCAACAGCGACGCCCTCAAGGCGCGGCTGGAGAGCGAGCTGGTGCGCCAGTTCGGAGTGCCGCGAAAGGCCTTGCCGGAGCTGCTCTTCTTTCCGCATCACGAAACCCACGCCTCGGCTGCTTTCTTCTTGTCGCCGTTCGACGAGGCCCTGGTGCTGACCCTCGACGGCTCGGGGGACAGCGATTGCACGACCGTCTGGCACGGGCGGGGCACCGAGCTCGAGCCCCTGGCCAAGATCCAGATCCCCCACTCGCTCGGCTGGTTCTACGCCGCAGTCACCGAGTTCCTGGGCTTCAAGGCCTACGACGGTGAGTACAAGGTCATGGGCCTAGCCGCCTATGGGCGCGAGAACCGGGATCTGCGTGATCGGCTCGCAAGGGTCGTGCACGAGGGGCCGAGGGGCTTCGACTACGTTGTCGAGCCTCGCTACATTCACCACGGCCCACATTCTCACTCGACGCGCTTCACCGATCATCTGGTCGAGTTGCTCCGCGTGGAGCCGCGGCTCTGGAGCGCACCTCTGAAGAGGATCCACGAGGATTTGGCCTTCGAGGCTCAGCGCGCGCTCGAGGAGCACACGCTGCGTCTGGTTGCGCACTTTCAGCGGGCAACGGGTCTCGAGAATCTGTGCATCGGTGGAGGAGTCGGCCTCAACGTCAAGCTCAACAGCCGACTTCAGCGCTCCGGGCACTTCGCGTCGGTCTTTCCATTTCCGATTCCGGGCGACTCGGGACTCGGTATCGGCGCTGGAGTCGCGCTCCACGTTCGTGAGGCCGGCTGCAGGCCCGAGCCACTCGGTGGGCTCTATTGGGGACCTTCGTTCAGCGATGAGGAGGTAGAGACGCAGGTCCGCTCCTGTGGTCTGAGCTACCGGCGGTGCGACGACATTGCCGACGCCACCGCCGAGCTTCTGGCGGCCGGCAAGATCGTGGGCTGGTTCCAGGGAGCCATGGAGGCCGGGCCGAGAGCCCTGGGAGGAAGGTCGATTCTCGCCGATCCTCGAGACGTGACTAGTCGGGATCGGGTGAATTCCGCGATCAAGTTTCGCGAATACTGGCGCCCGTTCTGCCCGAGTCTGAGCGAGGACAGCGCCGCCGAGTATCTGTCGGAGGGCCGGCGCGCGCCCTACATGATTGTCGCGTTCGAGGCGACCGAGCGGGCGCGCGAAAAGGCGCCCGCCATAGTTCACGTGGACGGCACGGTTCGACCGCAGACGGTCGATCGCGATTCGAACCCTCGCTACCATCGTCTCCTCGAACGCTTCGCCGCGCGCACCGGAGTACCGATCGTGCTCAACACCTCCTTCAACATCAAGGGCGAGGCGATCGTGTGCACGCCGCGCGACGCCTTGAGAACGTTCTGGAGCACGGGCCTCGACGCCTTGGCGATCGGTTCGTGTTTGATCGAAAAGCCCGAGGATCCGGCGGCCGAGCCGCTCGA
This window encodes:
- a CDS encoding DUF3465 domain-containing protein, which gives rise to MASRGSRGPRRALVFLFVGLVYLGWQWAREGRVRIGDFVLWPQAPVSSEAGSVLGSEARLGKIERLFAEGRSDVMVQVSGEAARLLMDDNQGSRHQRFILELPSGHTVLVAHNIDLASRVPVARGDRVEVKGEYEWNQRGGVLHWTHRDPQRRREGGWIKHRGETYQ
- a CDS encoding cysteine synthase family protein, encoding MEIYGNILETLGDTPLVKLGRFFGGPATLAAKIESFNPGSSVKDRIGIAMIEAAEKAGELKPGQPIVEPTSGNTGLGLALAAILRGHKMLCTCADKIPPEKIALLEAYGVEVITCPTNVAADDPRSYYKTAERIRDERGAFLPYQYYNQANPQAHYDSTGPEIWRQTDGRITHWVAGIGTGGTISGVARFLKEQNPEIKVIGVDPIGSVYKFYKEHGELPHEDEIHQYLIDGIGEDLLPESVWMDTIDEVVKVDDQSAYDAVFELARNEAIFTGSSGAAAAVGARRIAEDLASDALVVTLFPDSGERYLSKLNHEWMRDHGLLDTE
- the pssA gene encoding CDP-diacylglycerol--serine O-phosphatidyltransferase, whose protein sequence is MDANRRFLFVPNSVTAANIVVGFIAMIAAADGKFRLAVILLMVAILLDLADGRVARMLHATSKFGQEMDSLSDSLSFCAAPAFLVHQAVLRPLEGLGVFVAVSFVLAGVYRLARFNLISDEHQKASRTTGVPTPIAAGYMMALVLMRDQVPVPAAATVVLILALLMLSRWHLPEVQSRGWLGAAFGVGLLNYFALVAWPNWYTVGWWNVWNLVILAIAARTGTPDDEEDLVETVR
- a CDS encoding nodulation protein, yielding MGYFHGIDPAACLVRDGKVEAFVEEERVVRFKHAPSMFPIRSIQFCLERSGLDLTEIDAFVYGWDSPRYSNGEMAEFYAQVNDQYSPDEATRAWQRGTLSWFNSDALKARLESELVRQFGVPRKALPELLFFPHHETHASAAFFLSPFDEALVLTLDGSGDSDCTTVWHGRGTELEPLAKIQIPHSLGWFYAAVTEFLGFKAYDGEYKVMGLAAYGRENRDLRDRLARVVHEGPRGFDYVVEPRYIHHGPHSHSTRFTDHLVELLRVEPRLWSAPLKRIHEDLAFEAQRALEEHTLRLVAHFQRATGLENLCIGGGVGLNVKLNSRLQRSGHFASVFPFPIPGDSGLGIGAGVALHVREAGCRPEPLGGLYWGPSFSDEEVETQVRSCGLSYRRCDDIADATAELLAAGKIVGWFQGAMEAGPRALGGRSILADPRDVTSRDRVNSAIKFREYWRPFCPSLSEDSAAEYLSEGRRAPYMIVAFEATERAREKAPAIVHVDGTVRPQTVDRDSNPRYHRLLERFAARTGVPIVLNTSFNIKGEAIVCTPRDALRTFWSTGLDALAIGSCLIEKPEDPAAEPLEDDRS